The Vibrio aphrogenes genomic interval GGGCAAAGCGCCAATGTGGTCAATTTAAATGAATTGGCTGATGACGTGAGAAAAAAACTAATGATTATGGGCTTGTTGCCTAATACTTGTGTGACATTAGTGCGTAAAGCGCCGATGGGGGATCCACTGCAAGTTGAAGTTAGAGGTGTATCACTAGCGATTCGTGGCCAAGTTGCTGCCGCTATTGAAATTGAGGTAAATCCATGAGTTTTAATATCTTAACGGTTGGTAACCCAAATAGCGGTAAAACCACT includes:
- a CDS encoding FeoA family protein; its protein translation is MKLIELEIGQSANVVNLNELADDVRKKLMIMGLLPNTCVTLVRKAPMGDPLQVEVRGVSLAIRGQVAAAIEIEVNP